CCTTCCAAATATCTTCAAGATATCTATTTAATTGCATATTAAAGATGTAACTTTCAACATTCTCCAAAATCTCATTAACTTCGTCAAGTTCTTTTTTATGAAATTTTTCTACATCTACAGAATTAACTTTAAAATCAAAATATTTCCCACTCATACCTGAAATTCTATTAAGTAAATTACCTAAGTCATTTCCTAAATCAGAGTTAATTCTATCCATTAATGCTTTTTGAGAAAAGTCACCATCTTGACCAAAAGGTACTTCTCTTAACATGAAATATCTAAATGCATCAAGACCATAAGCATCAGCAACTTCTTTAGGATTTACAACATTACCTTTTGATTTAGACATCTTTTCACCATCTCTTGTCCACCAACCATGTGCTGCAATATGAGTAGGTAGAGGTAAATCTAAAGACATTAAAAATGCAGGCCAATATATTGCATGGAATCTTAAAATATCTTTTCCAACTAATTGTACTTTAGCTGGCCAATAATTCATATTTTCTTCTTTATTTCCATAACCTAATGCTGTAATATAGTTTAATAATGCATCAAGCCATACATACATAACATGTTTAGGTTCATTTATAGATTCTGGTAATTTTACACCCCAATCAAAAGATGTTCTTGAAATTGAAAGGTCTTTTAATCCACCTTTTACAAAGTTTACAATTTCATTCTTTTTAGATCTTGGTAAAATACAATCTTCATTTTCTTCATACCATTTAATTAATTTATCTTCGTATTTTGATAGTTTAAAAAAGAAACTTTCTTCTTTTACTATATTTGTAGGTTTTCCACAATCTGGACAAAACTGTTCATCAACTAATTGTTTCTCTGTAAAGAAAGTTTCGCAAGATACGCAATAAAAACCTTCATAATCACCTTTATAGATATCACCTTTATTGTACATTGTTTCAAATGCTTTTTGAACACCAATTTTATGTTCTTCATCAGTAGTTCTAATAAATTTATCATATGAAATATCAAAGTCATCCCAAAGTGTTCTAAATTTTCCCGAAATTTCATCTGCATACTCTTGAGGAGTTCTCCCTCTTTGTTTTGCACTTTGTTCAATTTTTTGACCATGTTCATCAGTACCTGTAAGAAAATAAGTATCTAACCCAGTTAATCTTGAATATCTTGCAAGCATATCTGCAATTATTGTAGTATAAGCGTGTCCTATATGTGCAACATCATTTACATAATATATTGGAGTAGTAATATAAACATTTTTATAACTTTTATCCATTAATTTACCTCTTTGTTATAATTATTAATTAAAATTCAAATCCACCGCCAGAGCCTTTATTCATAGACTCATAAACGGCAATGACATATTTTTTTCTAAGTTCACATTCAAAAAATTTGTTACAGGGTGTACATGAACTTAGATTATTAGATTTTTGACATTGGTTAAGCTCTTCAAGCTTTACATCAAGTTTTACATCCCATTCATCTTTATGATTCTCTTCAGCTTGCATATTGTTTGTAAACTTCTTTTACTTTTTCTACTTCTGATTTAGAACCAAAGAAACATGGAGTAGTATCGTGAATATGAGTTGTTTCAACTTCTAAAACTCTTTTAAATCCATCTGTAGCAGCACCACCAGCTAACTCATAAACAAATGCAAAAGGGAATACTTCAAATAGTTGTCTTAACTTACCTTTTGGTCTATCAGTCGTTGCAGGATATGAGAATAATCCTCCACCTTTTAATAGTATTTGATGTAAATCAGGAACCATACCACCAGAATATCTTAAATAATATCCTTCATCAAACATCTCTTTTAAAAGTTTTTTATGTTCAGTTGGCCAAAACATTTGTGTTGAACCTGTAGCATTTAAATTACCTTTAAAATCAAGTTTTATATCTTGAACATAATGAAAAATACCACCGTTTAATCTATACATTTTTACGGAACCTTCTGCTGCTACAACCATCTCTATTCTTGGCCCAAAAACAACATATATAGCTGCAATAATATTTTTTGACGTGAAGTCATCTTTATAAATACCATAAATTGATCCAACTGAAAGATTAACATCAACCAATGATGAACCATCTAATGGGTCATAAGCAATTAAATATTCACCATCTTCATGTAAAGGAACAATAGCTTCTTGCTCTTCACTAACAATCTCTTTTATAGATGGAATCTCTTTAAAAATATTTTCAATAATAATATCACTTGCAATATCAAGTTTTAACTGAGTGTCACCAGTAGAGTTTTCATTTTCACTTTTCCCAGTATCACCTTTATCAATAACTTTTTTTATCTCAATACTGGCTTTTTTTATTGCTTCAATTATATCGTTCATCATACCCTCTTTGCATTTTTTTCAATCCATGAGATAATCTCTTCTGGATTGTTTAAGTCTAATTTCTCAATATTGTTAGGAATATCATCAGCACTTATTGTTGAATCATGAGCAATAGCATTGGTAACTGGAAAATAACTCTCATCAAGTTTATTTCTAAAGACTGAAATTCTTGGAAGAGGCAAGGTCTTTAATCCCTCAACCAATAAATAATCAAAGTCACCAAACAGTTCTATCATCTCATCAATAGTTGATGTTTCTTGTTTAAATAAAGTTGTTCTAGAAGGACTAACAACTGCAACATTTGCACCTGTTTTAGTGAATTTATCACTATCTTTTCCCTCTTTATCAAATATAGCTTTATCTTTTGGGTCATGTTTTACAATACATACTTTATAACCCTTTTGATTCAGTATATTTGAAACATTAACTACTAAAGTAGTTTTACCACTATTTGAAGGCCCGCTAAACGCAACAGCTAGTTTCTTATAATTCTTATTCATGAGGCTGATTTTACCCAAACCATGGTTAAAGTAACTTTAGTGTAAAATTCCATTTATCAAATATTTGGAGATATACTTTAATGAAAAAAAATATATTAATTTCTGCCTTAATAATTTCATTTGTTTTTATTGGTTGTGCAAAAAGAAATGATTCCTTGAAGGGATTTAAAAATACTAATCAAAGTCCTATGGCAATACAATATACTAAGAAAAGAGATTTAATTTATAATGGTTCATTAAAAGTTATGATATTTGGTACATATTTAAATAAAATTTCTAAAAAATATGAAACAGATAAATTAGATAGTTTTGTTGTTGGAATTCATATTAAAAATCAAGAAAATCATGATTTAGTAAAAAATAGATTTAGAGTTACATTAAATAATGATAAGCCAAAAACTATGGTTAAGGTTTCAAATGATTCAGATATAGTTGAAATTATTCCCTTAAAAAATCAATGGGCAGATTATTATTTAATACATTTTGATAATAAAAAAGATGTTACAGAACTAAATCTAAGAATTATTCATCCAGTTTATGGATCGGTTTCATTAAATTTTCAAAAATAGATTGTAAAGATATTTTATCTTTACTTTTTTTTGTTAATGAATTATAGTATAAAACATAATACATTAAAAAGTTTTTCTTTTCTTCTAAATTATCTTTTAGTAATAACTCTAAAGATATGTAAGGTTCTAAAGTATTAAGTTCTATTTTTTCAAAATTTATCTTTACCCCATCAAAAACAATAGAAACCAATAAAGGGTTTTTATATCTATTCTCAATATTTGAAATATGAATATTTGCAAATTTTAAGTTTTCATCAATATTAAAATAATCTATTTTTTCATTCTCTTTTTCTAAATTTAGAAGATTAGAAATTGAATCAATTAAATCAACTTTTAATTGGAATATTCCAACATTAAAGTCCCTAGAAATCATATTTAAATCAAAGTTTGATTTAGTTTTAGCAAGTGAATAAAGTAGGGCGATTCTATTTGTATCATACTCTTTTCTTAACGAGTCTATATTTTCAATTTTAGTTAATAATGTACCTAAATCAATATCTTTTTTAACAATTTCAATTGCATTATATGAATAGAAATTTAATTCATTGCTATTTAAAAGATTATTTAAATAAGTTTCATCTTTTGTGATTTTATACAACCAAAAGTTAATTTTATCAATTTGATATTGAGAACTTGTTTTTAAAAGTGCATTATTAAAATAAATAAATGCTTGATTAAAATTATTTATTTTTATATTACTTAATCCAAGAAGAAAAGATGATGTAAAGTTTAACTCTTTATCATCAATTTCAAGTAGAGAACTATTTAAATTGTCTAATTTTGAATCTGTTAAAGAGATGTTTAAAAATTGATTAAATTTTTCTTTATCTATAAAAATTTTTTCAAAACTTCTTTTAGGTAATTTATAATTAAAATATTTTTGTCTAAATTCTTTATTTACATTTAAAAATATATCGTAAAAATCGTCTTTTTTCTGAGTAATTAGTTTTGTAAAAGGGATTGCCGCTGAGACCACTTTTAATTTATTTGAAAAATCAGGGTATTTGTTGTTGACTTTTTGTTTTATTAAATCAAATTCAATTGCTGATAATCTTGAAAGTTTTTTTGTATCAAGCCCCAAAACAATACAATCTGCATATGTATTTATAAGATCTTTTACACTCATATTCATACATTGTGCAACAGCAAAAGTCTCATCATGATTATATTTTTTTGCAAAATTAAAAAATAACTCATTATTCATATTATCAATTAAAGATAAACTTTCATAAGCTATTTCAGAAGAGACATCTTTTTTCAATAATTCATTTATATAAAAATCCCTTTTTATACCTTTTTGAATCAGTTTAATATCTTCGAACTCTTTTGAAAAAGAATTGTCATCAGCGTTAGAAACTATTAAAAAGAAACAAAAAAGAAGAATGTATCTCATTAGATTCCCATAAATAGTCTGCCAAGAAATGTTTCTAGAAAAATTAAAACTAAAATTACAATTAATGGAGCTAAATCCATTCCACCAAAAACAGTAGGAATAAATCTTCTTACCAATGAATATGCAGGTTCCGTCAATCTATAAAGCATCTGAACAATAGGGTTATATGGATCAGGCCTTACCCAAGATAATAAAGCTGAAATAATAATAACCCATTTATAAAGTGTAATAACAGATAATATTACTGTAAAAACCGATCCTAAAAATGCATCCATCATTTTATAATTTCTCCAATATAATTTTTAATTAAAGGGTAAATATTATTCATATCTGGCCCATTTTCATTACCCAAAACCAGATAAGTGATTATTTTTTCAATCTCATTTTCTTTTAAACTAGTATTATTTTCAATATATTTTTTTAATTCATTAAAATTATTGAAAAAAGGTGCCTTATTCATGCAACTTTTTAGTTCTAAAATCCCATCTTTTAAAGTACTGTTTTCTTCTTTAGTTTGAAAAATTAAAGTTATTTTTTCTTTTAATTCTTTTATTGTACTAACTTCAGTTAAAAATAGTTTTGCAAGATTTCCTATATCAGCGTCAGCATAAGATAGGATTTTTGATAATCTAAGATTATCCATTAACTCTATATGCTTTTTATTTATTTTTTTTAATTCATCAATATCAAAAACAATATTATTATTAATGATGTTTTTTACATCAAAAGATTTAATAATATCCTCTAAAGAAAAAACTTTATTTTCATCTTTTAAACTTATAGATACCAAATAGTTTGCAATGGCACTTGGTAAATAACCCTCATCAATAAACCATTTAACATTATTTAAAGACTTATTATTTGATATTTCTGGCAAGTGTAAATAATCTATTTTTGTGTCGTATGATAATAAAGCTCTAGTATAAGTTTCTCTAGCAGCATTAATTGACTCACCATCATTAGAAACAACAGTTGAGATATTATATAACATATCATCAATAGCACTTGCATAAACTTTTTTAGGCATTTTATCATGTGCTAAAGCAATATATGAATCTATTTCATAAGGTTGATAACTTATCTCACCTTTTAATAAATCATTAATAGTTACTTTACTGTCCGGTTCTTTAATTCTAACTGTAAAAGGTGCATTACAATTTAAAACAGTCTCGTCAGATAAAGTTGAACAGAAACCATCATATCTAATAGGTTTATTTGCTTTTTTTGCTTCCTCTTTTAACTCATTTAGTTTTTCTT
This genomic stretch from Arcobacter arenosus harbors:
- the metG gene encoding methionine--tRNA ligase, which encodes MDKSYKNVYITTPIYYVNDVAHIGHAYTTIIADMLARYSRLTGLDTYFLTGTDEHGQKIEQSAKQRGRTPQEYADEISGKFRTLWDDFDISYDKFIRTTDEEHKIGVQKAFETMYNKGDIYKGDYEGFYCVSCETFFTEKQLVDEQFCPDCGKPTNIVKEESFFFKLSKYEDKLIKWYEENEDCILPRSKKNEIVNFVKGGLKDLSISRTSFDWGVKLPESINEPKHVMYVWLDALLNYITALGYGNKEENMNYWPAKVQLVGKDILRFHAIYWPAFLMSLDLPLPTHIAAHGWWTRDGEKMSKSKGNVVNPKEVADAYGLDAFRYFMLREVPFGQDGDFSQKALMDRINSDLGNDLGNLLNRISGMSGKYFDFKVNSVDVEKFHKKELDEVNEILENVESYIFNMQLNRYLEDIWKVLTIANKAIGDYEPWAKMKEGKTEEAMALVALITNIMAKVALLLDSVMPEKISKIADSLGIEINTDTYNKLIVNKELLDETTITKVEQLFPRIEEVLLEQASTADVSKAEPEEKAKAKIDQKKENDEESDNLITIDQFFETTLKVGTIIEAEEVPKSKKLLKLQVDLGEGKNRQILAGIKEFYDAKDLVGTQACVVANLKPAKLMGMLSEGMLMAARDENGLSLIRPETPKKSGTKIS
- a CDS encoding class 1 fructose-bisphosphatase — protein: MNDIIEAIKKASIEIKKVIDKGDTGKSENENSTGDTQLKLDIASDIIIENIFKEIPSIKEIVSEEQEAIVPLHEDGEYLIAYDPLDGSSLVDVNLSVGSIYGIYKDDFTSKNIIAAIYVVFGPRIEMVVAAEGSVKMYRLNGGIFHYVQDIKLDFKGNLNATGSTQMFWPTEHKKLLKEMFDEGYYLRYSGGMVPDLHQILLKGGGLFSYPATTDRPKGKLRQLFEVFPFAFVYELAGGAATDGFKRVLEVETTHIHDTTPCFFGSKSEVEKVKEVYKQYAS
- the mobB gene encoding molybdopterin-guanine dinucleotide biosynthesis protein B, whose translation is MNKNYKKLAVAFSGPSNSGKTTLVVNVSNILNQKGYKVCIVKHDPKDKAIFDKEGKDSDKFTKTGANVAVVSPSRTTLFKQETSTIDEMIELFGDFDYLLVEGLKTLPLPRISVFRNKLDESYFPVTNAIAHDSTISADDIPNNIEKLDLNNPEEIISWIEKNAKRV
- a CDS encoding YggT family protein; this translates as MMDAFLGSVFTVILSVITLYKWVIIISALLSWVRPDPYNPIVQMLYRLTEPAYSLVRRFIPTVFGGMDLAPLIVILVLIFLETFLGRLFMGI
- a CDS encoding glutamate--tRNA ligase family protein, translated to MVRFRVSATKHLDIETLRIGIFNYILSKKLDKPLLISIDDTDKQNNIENIEKEILELLNLFSIDHERVVYQSENLKYHQKIIMQLMAKKEAYSCFCSEEKLNELKEEAKKANKPIRYDGFCSTLSDETVLNCNAPFTVRIKEPDSKVTINDLLKGEISYQPYEIDSYIALAHDKMPKKVYASAIDDMLYNISTVVSNDGESINAARETYTRALLSYDTKIDYLHLPEISNNKSLNNVKWFIDEGYLPSAIANYLVSISLKDENKVFSLEDIIKSFDVKNIINNNIVFDIDELKKINKKHIELMDNLRLSKILSYADADIGNLAKLFLTEVSTIKELKEKITLIFQTKEENSTLKDGILELKSCMNKAPFFNNFNELKKYIENNTSLKENEIEKIITYLVLGNENGPDMNNIYPLIKNYIGEIIK